Proteins from a genomic interval of Croceicoccus naphthovorans:
- the hemC gene encoding hydroxymethylbilane synthase, with protein sequence MSPSPAPIPASPLRLGTRRSPLAMAQAYEARTRLCAAHGWPESAVEIVPVLASGDKVLDRPLAEIGGKALWTKELDGWLIENRIDFSVHSMKDVETIRPEQIAIAALLPRADVRDVLVGAGSISQIPPGARVGTSAPRRAAQMLNLRPDLTVVSFRGNVATRLAKLQTGEAEVTLLAAAGLQRLNESGIGRPLDPPQWLPAPAQGAIGIECRVDDEATHMALAAIDDAPTRAQVMAERALLLALGGNCHSPIAVWTRGDGDLTMTARIFSPDGAVKVEAEATFAAKSDGPAELARQLLADAPDAVAVHFAGSQA encoded by the coding sequence ATGTCACCAAGTCCCGCCCCCATTCCCGCAAGCCCCCTGCGCCTTGGCACGCGTCGTTCCCCGCTGGCGATGGCGCAGGCGTACGAGGCGCGCACGCGCCTGTGCGCCGCTCACGGATGGCCCGAATCCGCGGTTGAGATCGTTCCCGTACTGGCCAGCGGCGACAAGGTGCTGGACCGTCCGCTGGCCGAGATCGGCGGCAAGGCGCTGTGGACCAAGGAGCTCGACGGCTGGCTGATCGAAAATCGCATCGATTTTTCGGTTCACTCGATGAAGGACGTCGAAACGATCCGACCCGAGCAGATTGCCATCGCCGCGTTGTTACCCCGCGCCGATGTGCGCGACGTTCTGGTCGGCGCGGGTTCGATCTCACAGATACCGCCCGGCGCGCGGGTCGGCACCAGCGCACCGCGTCGGGCCGCGCAGATGTTGAACCTGCGGCCCGACCTGACGGTGGTTTCATTCCGTGGCAATGTCGCGACGCGTTTGGCGAAGTTGCAAACGGGGGAGGCCGAGGTAACGCTGCTCGCCGCAGCCGGGCTTCAACGACTGAACGAATCCGGCATCGGGCGCCCGCTCGATCCGCCGCAATGGCTCCCCGCCCCCGCACAGGGCGCAATCGGGATCGAGTGCCGTGTCGACGACGAAGCGACGCACATGGCGCTGGCCGCCATCGACGATGCACCAACGCGGGCGCAAGTGATGGCCGAGCGCGCACTGCTCTTGGCGCTGGGCGGCAATTGTCACAGCCCCATCGCGGTATGGACGCGTGGCGATGGCGATCTGACCATGACCGCCCGTATTTTCAGTCCCGACGGCGCGGTGAAGGTCGAGGCCGAAGCCACGTTCGCCGCCAAGAGCGACGGTCCGGCTGAATTGGCACGCCAGCTTCTAGCCGATGCGCCGGATGCGGTCGCGGTTCATTTCGCAGGCTCGCAGGCTTGA
- a CDS encoding NAD(P)H-dependent glycerol-3-phosphate dehydrogenase translates to MSSAKNPTIGVIGAGAWGTALAQMLASDGRNVRLWALEPEVIEAVNGDHRNPLYLPSAHLAPQIRATGDLAELAGLDIVLAVTPAQHLGRVLTDMPHFAGDLVICCKGIEAGTGRLMADVARAAAPNAMQAVLSGPTFAHEVAGGLPTAVTLACEGGEEQWDRLSDAIARPEFRPYYSEDLTGAEIGGAVKNVLAIACGVVDGMELGQNARASLIARGYAEMLRFGLAKGAQAETLAGLCGLGDLVLTCSSTSSRNFSLGKALGQGEDPAALMSNRRTVAEGAHTAPVLREVAREIGIEMPIAEAVCALLEGKTRPDEMVDALLARPLRTEVALPEEGDA, encoded by the coding sequence ATGAGTTCGGCCAAGAATCCAACCATAGGCGTTATCGGAGCAGGTGCGTGGGGCACCGCGCTGGCACAGATGCTGGCAAGCGACGGGCGCAATGTGCGGCTCTGGGCGCTGGAGCCGGAGGTCATCGAGGCGGTCAACGGTGATCATCGCAACCCGCTCTACTTGCCGAGCGCACACCTTGCGCCGCAGATTCGCGCGACTGGCGATCTGGCGGAATTGGCCGGACTGGACATCGTGCTGGCCGTCACCCCGGCGCAGCATCTTGGGCGCGTGTTGACCGACATGCCCCATTTCGCGGGTGATCTGGTGATCTGTTGCAAGGGGATCGAGGCGGGCACCGGCCGCCTGATGGCCGATGTCGCCCGCGCCGCCGCGCCGAACGCGATGCAGGCCGTGCTTTCGGGGCCTACCTTCGCGCATGAGGTCGCCGGTGGGCTGCCGACAGCGGTCACGCTCGCCTGTGAGGGCGGCGAGGAGCAGTGGGATCGTCTGTCCGACGCCATCGCGCGGCCCGAATTCCGGCCGTATTATTCCGAGGACCTGACCGGGGCCGAGATCGGCGGGGCGGTCAAGAACGTGCTCGCCATCGCGTGCGGCGTGGTGGACGGGATGGAGCTGGGCCAGAACGCCCGCGCCTCACTGATCGCGCGCGGTTATGCGGAGATGTTGCGGTTCGGGCTTGCCAAGGGGGCGCAGGCGGAAACGCTGGCGGGCCTTTGCGGGCTGGGCGATCTGGTGCTGACCTGTTCGTCGACCAGCAGCCGCAATTTCTCGCTGGGCAAGGCGCTGGGGCAGGGCGAAGACCCGGCCGCGCTGATGAGCAACCGTCGCACCGTGGCAGAGGGTGCGCATACCGCGCCGGTCCTGCGCGAAGTTGCGCGCGAAATCGGGATCGAGATGCCCATTGCCGAGGCGGTCTGCGCTTTGTTGGAAGGCAAGACCCGCCCCGACGAGATGGTCGATGCGCTGCTCGCCCGTCCGCTGCGGACCGAAGTCGCGCTGCCAGAGGAGGGCGACGCTTGA
- a CDS encoding 3'(2'),5'-bisphosphate nucleotidase CysQ — MSAIIDDDAELAARLAEAAGRIAVEVRESGLIDGKALGKAGDAVANAFLMRAIAEQRPDDGVLSEESADTEERLSKERVWIIDPVDGTREYGERRSDWAVHVGLAIGGKPVIGAVALPGVPQVLRTDQVNALPPAPETLRMVVSRTRPGADSAAVAEAIGAELVPMGSAGAKAMSIIRGEADIYLHSGGQYEWDNCAPAAVALAHGLHVSRIDGSPMTYNHKDVSLPDLLICRPEHAERVLKLVAELS; from the coding sequence ATGAGCGCGATTATAGATGACGACGCCGAACTGGCCGCGCGGCTGGCCGAAGCGGCGGGTCGTATCGCGGTCGAAGTACGCGAAAGCGGGCTGATCGACGGCAAGGCGCTGGGCAAGGCGGGTGACGCGGTCGCGAACGCCTTCCTGATGCGCGCCATTGCCGAGCAGCGACCCGATGACGGCGTGCTGAGCGAAGAAAGCGCCGACACCGAAGAACGGCTTTCGAAAGAACGGGTCTGGATTATCGACCCGGTCGACGGCACCCGCGAATATGGTGAGCGCCGCAGCGACTGGGCGGTCCACGTCGGGTTGGCTATCGGCGGCAAGCCTGTGATCGGCGCAGTGGCGCTACCCGGCGTGCCGCAGGTTCTGCGCACCGATCAGGTTAACGCCCTGCCGCCTGCGCCGGAAACGCTGCGCATGGTGGTCAGCCGCACGCGTCCCGGCGCGGATAGCGCCGCCGTGGCGGAGGCTATCGGTGCCGAACTTGTCCCGATGGGCAGCGCCGGGGCCAAGGCGATGTCTATCATTCGCGGCGAGGCGGATATCTACCTGCACTCCGGCGGTCAGTACGAATGGGACAACTGCGCCCCTGCCGCCGTCGCGCTGGCGCATGGCCTGCACGTCAGCCGCATCGACGGGTCGCCGATGACTTACAACCACAAGGACGTGTCGCTGCCCGACCTGCTGATCTGCCGCCCCGAACATGCGGAGCGGGTGCTGAAGCTGGTCGCCGAACTGAGTTAG
- the tsaD gene encoding tRNA (adenosine(37)-N6)-threonylcarbamoyltransferase complex transferase subunit TsaD gives MKPTAKTGPFVLGIESSCDESAVAIVAADGTILAQAIASQDEAHRPYGGVVPEIAARAHVEVLAPMIDRVLNDAGMGLGDLDAVAATAGPGLIGGVMVGLVTAKALAMAEGLPLIAINHLEGHALSPRLADRGLTFPYLLLLASGGHCQILEVRGVGNYRRIATTIDDALGEAFDKTAKILGLGYPGGPAVERLAREGDAKAVPLPRPLKGAKEPYFSFAGLKSAVLRAKESGDYNDADIAASFQQAALDCVLDRTRRALGEAGDVGALVVAGGVAANAPLRMALEHFAREHDLRFVAPPLKLCTDNAAMIAWAGQERLAAGLVAPEGDPLDFVARPRWPLDPDAEPARGAGVKA, from the coding sequence ATGAAGCCGACCGCAAAAACCGGCCCTTTTGTCCTAGGTATAGAATCGAGCTGCGACGAGAGCGCGGTAGCGATTGTCGCCGCCGACGGGACCATCTTGGCGCAGGCCATCGCCTCGCAAGACGAAGCGCATCGACCCTATGGCGGGGTCGTCCCCGAAATCGCCGCGCGGGCCCATGTCGAAGTGCTGGCCCCGATGATCGACCGCGTGCTGAACGACGCGGGGATGGGTTTGGGCGATCTGGATGCGGTTGCTGCAACCGCGGGGCCGGGGCTGATCGGCGGTGTGATGGTTGGTCTGGTTACGGCCAAGGCGCTGGCTATGGCAGAGGGGCTGCCGCTGATCGCGATCAATCACCTTGAGGGTCATGCCTTAAGCCCGCGTCTGGCGGATCGCGGGCTGACCTTTCCGTACCTGCTGTTGCTGGCCAGCGGCGGGCATTGCCAGATTCTGGAAGTGCGCGGGGTCGGCAATTACCGCCGGATCGCGACGACCATCGACGATGCGCTGGGCGAGGCGTTCGACAAGACCGCGAAAATCTTGGGCCTTGGCTATCCGGGCGGGCCTGCGGTGGAGCGGCTGGCGAGGGAGGGCGATGCCAAGGCCGTCCCGCTGCCACGCCCGTTGAAGGGGGCGAAAGAGCCGTACTTCTCATTCGCGGGGCTGAAGAGCGCGGTTCTACGCGCAAAGGAGAGCGGCGACTATAACGATGCGGACATTGCAGCATCGTTTCAGCAGGCGGCGCTGGATTGCGTGCTGGACCGGACGCGGCGGGCCTTGGGCGAGGCTGGCGATGTCGGTGCGCTGGTTGTCGCCGGGGGCGTTGCCGCAAATGCGCCATTGCGCATGGCGCTCGAACACTTTGCGCGGGAGCATGATTTGCGGTTCGTCGCGCCACCGTTGAAACTCTGCACCGACAACGCCGCGATGATCGCTTGGGCGGGGCAAGAGCGGTTGGCGGCGGGACTGGTCGCGCCGGAAGGCGATCCGCTGGACTTCGTGGCGCGGCCGCGCTGGCCGCTCGATCCCGATGCGGAGCCGGCGCGCGGTGCGGGGGTAAAGGCATGA
- a CDS encoding UbiH/UbiF/VisC/COQ6 family ubiquinone biosynthesis hydroxylase: MAGVGEDRRDVVILGGGLVGMSLALALASKGVSSHVLDASDPATQTAAGFDGRASAVSTASWNLFGNIGVANRLEPFGCPIDSIAVSDQLKPGELHFRPEPDEGSLGRMFANRQLRIALNEAGVAEPLIAFHPNSRIVARERDEFGVAAIREDGARFTGSLLVAAEGRRSPTREEAGLSVAKWDYRHRALICGLVHEKPHGNVAWEIFYPAGPFALLPMLDDDRGRHRSALVWTVAEKDAPAWLKLGERAFVAEAQKRMGGILGEIELEGPRSSFPLGFHHAPTIIADRLALVGDAAHGIHPIAGQGLNLGLRDAAALAEVIADGMRLGLEPGDAQILKRYQDWRGLDDFTVALATDGLTWLFGVPGKTASAVRRAGMGAIERIAPLKRWFMDEARGVSGTLPALLQD; this comes from the coding sequence ATGGCAGGGGTAGGCGAAGACCGGCGCGACGTCGTAATTCTGGGCGGGGGGCTTGTCGGTATGAGCCTTGCGCTCGCGCTGGCCAGTAAGGGGGTGAGCAGTCATGTGCTCGACGCCTCGGACCCTGCCACGCAGACTGCGGCGGGGTTCGACGGGCGCGCCTCTGCCGTTTCCACTGCCAGCTGGAATCTGTTCGGCAATATCGGCGTGGCGAATCGGCTGGAGCCGTTCGGCTGTCCCATCGATTCCATCGCCGTTTCCGACCAATTGAAGCCCGGTGAACTGCATTTCCGCCCGGAACCGGACGAAGGCTCGCTAGGCCGCATGTTCGCCAATCGCCAGTTGCGCATCGCTTTGAACGAAGCGGGCGTGGCGGAGCCGCTGATTGCGTTTCACCCCAACAGCCGCATCGTCGCGCGCGAACGGGACGAATTCGGGGTTGCCGCCATTCGCGAGGATGGTGCGCGGTTTACCGGTAGCCTGCTGGTCGCCGCCGAAGGTCGCCGCTCGCCCACACGCGAGGAGGCGGGGCTGTCGGTCGCGAAGTGGGACTATCGCCACCGCGCGCTGATCTGTGGGCTGGTGCATGAAAAGCCGCATGGAAATGTGGCTTGGGAAATCTTCTATCCCGCCGGACCTTTCGCGCTGCTGCCCATGTTGGACGACGATCGCGGGCGGCATCGCTCGGCGCTCGTCTGGACCGTAGCCGAAAAAGATGCCCCGGCGTGGTTGAAGCTGGGCGAGCGGGCCTTCGTGGCCGAGGCGCAGAAGCGGATGGGTGGCATTCTGGGCGAGATCGAGCTGGAAGGGCCGCGTTCGTCATTCCCGCTGGGGTTTCACCACGCGCCGACAATCATTGCCGACCGTCTGGCGCTTGTCGGTGACGCGGCGCATGGCATTCACCCCATTGCCGGGCAGGGCCTCAACCTCGGTCTGCGCGATGCGGCAGCTTTGGCGGAGGTCATCGCCGATGGCATGCGGCTGGGGCTGGAGCCAGGCGATGCGCAGATTCTGAAACGTTATCAGGACTGGCGCGGGCTGGACGACTTTACGGTTGCGCTGGCCACCGACGGTCTGACATGGCTTTTCGGCGTGCCCGGCAAGACCGCCAGCGCGGTGCGCCGCGCCGGGATGGGCGCGATTGAGCGGATTGCCCCGCTGAAACGCTGGTTCATGGATGAGGCGCGGGGCGTGTCCGGCACGCTGCCCGCGCTGTTGCAGGACTAG
- a CDS encoding protein-disulfide reductase DsbD family protein: MRTAFQTTVIARLFMLFAAALLALSAGAARANNMDTRLVVEAAAAPGETVTIAIAQVPAKGWHGYWSNPGDAGYGMSLDWTLPAGFSAGQPEYPVPQPLVIGSLMNHVYEGPFAVLVPITVPDSATPGETVSIAVEARWLVCTDKICVPEQGRFEAELTIAKGADRPAPDPQFAQWRTALPSPVAEQGRYELVGGKLRMAIPVAKGAGLFEPHLFPVDDGVISYIAPQSFAQDGDWLIVEMDAADGFEPGAPINAVLRMDGDGRGLAVTLASGEVPTGGIPLAGSGDGNVADSLGWLIFAAFLGGIILNVMPCVFPILSLKALSLARANSGGAKVEALAYTAGVMLAVLALGAVLLALRAAGQEVGWAFQLQEPATVVILLVLAAAITANLAGLFEMTLPVGVSGHHGGAFLTGLLAAFAATPCTGPFMAAAMGAALLLPVLDAMVLFGALGLGLAFPFLAIGFVPLLRKGLPKPGKWMVHFRHAMAVPMGLTALALGWLAWRVGGEMLLVLALAATLIVIVLLAFAGRKQRRGGRAMAPALAAIAVALAAGGASAALDRPEPIVEEGALDAQPFSEAALAEARASGKPVFAYFTADWCVTCKVNEAAAIDREATRAAFDKAGVIVLRGDWTRRDPAITRFLQSQGAAGVPLYVWYAPGANGEVLPQILSVDMLGKLASSVASGTQ, encoded by the coding sequence ATGCGCACCGCTTTCCAGACCACAGTCATCGCCCGCCTTTTCATGCTGTTCGCGGCGGCCCTGCTTGCCCTGTCGGCGGGTGCGGCGCGCGCCAACAACATGGATACGCGGCTGGTGGTCGAAGCGGCCGCTGCCCCCGGGGAAACCGTAACGATCGCCATCGCGCAGGTGCCTGCCAAAGGATGGCATGGATACTGGTCGAACCCCGGAGACGCCGGGTACGGCATGTCGCTGGACTGGACCCTGCCTGCCGGTTTCAGCGCCGGACAGCCCGAATACCCGGTGCCGCAGCCGCTGGTGATCGGCTCGCTGATGAACCACGTTTACGAAGGGCCATTCGCGGTCCTCGTGCCTATCACGGTGCCGGACAGCGCAACACCGGGAGAAACGGTGTCGATTGCGGTCGAGGCACGCTGGCTCGTCTGCACCGACAAGATCTGCGTGCCCGAACAAGGCAGGTTCGAAGCCGAACTGACGATTGCAAAGGGCGCGGACCGACCCGCCCCGGACCCGCAATTCGCACAGTGGCGCACCGCCCTTCCCTCTCCGGTTGCGGAACAGGGGCGCTACGAACTCGTCGGCGGCAAACTGCGCATGGCCATCCCTGTCGCGAAGGGTGCCGGACTGTTCGAACCGCACCTGTTCCCGGTCGATGATGGCGTAATCAGCTACATCGCCCCGCAAAGCTTTGCGCAGGATGGCGACTGGCTGATTGTCGAAATGGACGCCGCCGACGGGTTCGAGCCCGGCGCGCCGATCAATGCCGTTCTGCGCATGGATGGCGACGGCAGAGGTCTCGCCGTCACGCTTGCTTCCGGCGAAGTGCCTACGGGCGGCATCCCGCTGGCCGGTTCGGGCGATGGCAATGTTGCCGACAGCCTCGGCTGGCTGATCTTTGCCGCGTTTCTCGGCGGAATCATCCTCAACGTCATGCCCTGTGTATTCCCGATCCTCAGCCTGAAGGCGCTTTCGCTGGCCCGCGCGAACAGCGGCGGCGCGAAGGTAGAGGCGCTGGCCTACACCGCTGGCGTCATGCTCGCGGTTCTGGCCTTGGGCGCGGTCCTGCTGGCTTTGCGCGCGGCGGGGCAGGAAGTGGGCTGGGCGTTCCAGCTACAGGAACCGGCGACTGTCGTGATCCTGCTGGTGCTGGCCGCCGCGATTACGGCGAACCTGGCCGGACTGTTCGAGATGACCCTGCCGGTAGGCGTCAGCGGGCATCACGGCGGCGCTTTCCTGACCGGCTTGTTGGCCGCTTTTGCTGCGACCCCCTGCACCGGACCGTTCATGGCGGCGGCCATGGGCGCGGCGCTCCTGTTGCCGGTGCTGGACGCGATGGTGCTGTTCGGGGCGCTGGGGCTTGGCCTTGCCTTTCCGTTCCTCGCCATCGGGTTTGTGCCGCTGCTGCGTAAGGGGCTGCCAAAGCCCGGCAAGTGGATGGTCCATTTCCGCCACGCGATGGCAGTGCCGATGGGGCTGACCGCGCTGGCGCTTGGCTGGCTGGCATGGCGCGTCGGTGGCGAGATGCTGTTGGTACTGGCGCTTGCCGCGACGCTGATCGTCATCGTCCTGCTGGCGTTCGCCGGTCGCAAGCAGAGGCGCGGCGGGCGGGCCATGGCTCCGGCGCTGGCGGCAATTGCGGTGGCTCTGGCGGCTGGCGGAGCCAGCGCCGCGCTGGATCGACCTGAGCCCATTGTCGAGGAAGGTGCGCTCGACGCACAACCGTTCAGCGAGGCGGCGCTGGCCGAGGCGCGGGCGTCGGGCAAACCCGTCTTCGCCTATTTCACCGCCGACTGGTGCGTCACCTGCAAAGTGAACGAAGCCGCCGCTATCGACCGAGAGGCGACCCGCGCCGCGTTTGACAAGGCGGGTGTGATCGTGCTGCGCGGCGACTGGACCCGGCGCGACCCGGCGATCACCCGGTTCCTGCAATCGCAAGGTGCGGCGGGCGTGCCGCTATATGTATGGTATGCCCCCGGCGCGAACGGAGAGGTGCTGCCGCAGATCCTGAGCGTCGATATGCTGGGCAAACTGGCGAGTTCCGTAGCGTCAGGGACACAATAG
- a CDS encoding uroporphyrinogen-III synthase, with the protein MTPIVTIRPAPGDAATVALGRELGLTIASFPLFEVGPLKWHLPDPAGFHAVLLGSANALRHGGPGLASLITLPALCVGEATARAAEQAGFTVTHVGKGGLQSVLAIATANGWSRLLRLSGEAHVPLDLPAGTTLDTRTLYRVNALPIGAAFTETLRKGAVVLLHSGEAAAHFANEVDRLNIPRQSIAITCLAPRIAERAGGGWRALSTASQPDDRALLAMALQMCQA; encoded by the coding sequence TTGACGCCCATCGTCACGATCCGTCCGGCACCTGGAGATGCCGCCACGGTTGCGCTGGGGCGCGAACTGGGGCTGACGATCGCAAGCTTTCCTTTGTTCGAAGTCGGACCTCTGAAGTGGCACCTACCCGATCCGGCCGGATTCCATGCGGTCTTGCTCGGCAGCGCCAATGCCTTGCGCCACGGCGGACCCGGATTGGCTTCCCTGATCACCCTGCCCGCCCTCTGCGTCGGCGAGGCAACGGCGCGCGCCGCCGAGCAAGCCGGCTTCACGGTTACGCATGTCGGGAAGGGCGGTTTGCAGTCGGTCCTGGCAATTGCGACCGCAAACGGCTGGTCTCGGCTGCTCCGCCTGTCCGGCGAAGCGCACGTACCGCTGGACCTGCCCGCCGGGACAACGCTCGACACCCGCACCCTCTATCGCGTCAACGCCTTGCCTATCGGCGCGGCGTTCACCGAAACGCTCCGCAAAGGCGCAGTCGTCCTGCTCCACTCCGGCGAGGCGGCGGCGCACTTCGCGAACGAAGTCGACCGACTGAATATCCCGCGCCAATCCATCGCCATCACCTGCCTCGCCCCCCGCATTGCGGAGCGGGCTGGCGGCGGCTGGCGCGCCCTTTCCACCGCCAGCCAGCCCGATGACCGGGCCCTGCTGGCCATGGCGTTGCAAATGTGCCAAGCGTGA
- a CDS encoding response regulator, protein MADWGYENGHFEAGKSPVILLVEDEMIIAFDMADQLASAGFDVDGPYPSNSKALSALENGKPDVAILDVQLTDGDVYPVADRLREMSIPIVFHSGHADPAELSRDYPRAVVCTKPCPAGRLEEAVRQVMSALA, encoded by the coding sequence ATGGCTGACTGGGGTTACGAGAACGGGCATTTCGAAGCGGGCAAGAGCCCGGTGATCCTGCTTGTCGAGGACGAGATGATCATCGCCTTTGATATGGCGGATCAACTCGCTTCGGCGGGTTTCGATGTCGACGGCCCCTATCCCAGCAATTCCAAGGCCCTGTCCGCGCTGGAAAACGGCAAGCCCGACGTTGCTATCCTCGACGTGCAATTGACCGATGGCGATGTCTATCCCGTTGCCGATCGGCTTCGCGAAATGAGCATTCCCATCGTCTTCCACTCCGGCCATGCCGATCCGGCCGAATTGTCGCGCGATTACCCGCGCGCAGTCGTCTGCACGAAACCCTGCCCCGCAGGCCGTCTTGAAGAGGCGGTGAGGCAGGTCATGTCTGCCCTGGCCTGA
- the cysN gene encoding sulfate adenylyltransferase subunit CysN, with product MTDVKDPVYKTDALIAEDIDKYLETHQHKTMLRFITCGSVDDGKSTLIGRLLYDSKMIFEDQLAALEADSKRVGTQGQEIDFALLVDGLAAEREQGITIDVAYRFFTTEKRKFIVADTPGHEQYTRNMVTGASTADLAVILVDARKGVLVQTRRHSYLAHLVGIKNIVLAVNKMDLVDYDRSTFLDIVADYREFAEQIGITDFTAIPISGFKGDNVTDRSDKTAWYEGPTLMEHLENVEVSADDDLAKPFRMAVQWVNRPNLDFRGFSGLISGGSVKPGDAVRIVPSGKTSTVKSIVTFDGELDEAQAGQSVTITLEDEVDCSRGSVIAAADSPPQTADQFEATVVWMNDEAMLPGRSYWLKLATQTVSASLQAPKYAVDVNTMDHLAAKTLDLNAIGVTELVTDKPLTFMPYREEAGSLNKTLGGFILIDKITNQTVAAGMLNFALRRSQNVHWQALDITRESRAGLKNQEPKVLWFTGLSGSGKSTIANLVEKRLHRMNRHSFLLDGDNVRHGLNKDLGFTDADRIENIRRVGEVARLMTDAGLIVVTAFISPFRAEREMVRNMCAEGEFVEVFIDTPLSVAEDRDVKGLYKKAREGSLKNFTGIDSPYEAPENPELRIDTTTMTAEEAADKIVEYVLGW from the coding sequence ATGACCGACGTTAAAGACCCCGTCTACAAGACCGACGCCCTCATCGCCGAGGATATCGACAAGTACCTTGAGACGCATCAGCACAAGACGATGCTGCGCTTCATCACCTGCGGGTCGGTGGACGACGGCAAGTCGACGCTGATCGGGCGGTTGCTCTACGATTCCAAGATGATCTTCGAGGATCAGCTTGCCGCGCTGGAGGCGGACAGCAAGCGCGTCGGCACGCAGGGGCAGGAGATCGACTTCGCGCTTCTGGTCGACGGTCTTGCCGCAGAACGTGAGCAGGGCATCACCATCGACGTCGCCTATCGCTTTTTCACGACCGAGAAGCGCAAGTTCATCGTGGCCGATACGCCGGGGCACGAGCAGTACACGCGCAACATGGTTACCGGCGCGAGTACCGCGGATCTTGCCGTGATCCTTGTCGATGCGCGCAAGGGCGTGCTCGTCCAGACGCGGCGGCACAGCTATCTGGCGCATCTTGTCGGTATCAAGAACATCGTGCTGGCGGTGAACAAGATGGACCTTGTCGATTACGACCGGTCCACCTTCCTCGACATCGTGGCCGACTATCGCGAATTCGCAGAGCAGATCGGCATCACCGATTTCACCGCGATCCCCATCTCGGGCTTCAAGGGTGACAACGTTACCGACCGGTCTGACAAGACCGCGTGGTACGAGGGGCCGACCCTGATGGAGCACCTTGAAAACGTAGAGGTCTCTGCCGACGACGATCTGGCCAAGCCGTTCCGCATGGCCGTACAGTGGGTGAACCGCCCCAACCTCGATTTCCGGGGGTTCTCGGGCCTGATCAGCGGCGGCTCGGTCAAGCCGGGCGACGCCGTGCGCATCGTGCCTTCGGGCAAGACCAGCACGGTGAAATCCATCGTCACCTTCGATGGCGAATTGGACGAGGCGCAGGCGGGGCAATCCGTCACCATCACGCTGGAGGATGAGGTCGATTGTTCGCGCGGGTCGGTGATCGCCGCTGCCGACAGCCCGCCGCAGACCGCCGACCAGTTCGAAGCGACCGTCGTTTGGATGAACGACGAGGCGATGTTGCCGGGTCGGTCCTATTGGCTGAAGCTGGCGACGCAAACCGTGTCGGCGAGTTTGCAGGCGCCGAAATACGCGGTCGACGTCAATACGATGGACCATCTGGCGGCCAAGACGCTGGACCTGAACGCCATCGGCGTGACCGAACTGGTGACCGACAAGCCGCTGACCTTCATGCCCTATCGCGAGGAAGCGGGGTCCCTGAACAAGACGCTGGGCGGATTCATCCTGATCGACAAGATCACGAACCAGACCGTCGCGGCAGGTATGTTGAATTTCGCCCTGCGCCGTTCGCAGAACGTGCATTGGCAGGCGCTGGACATCACACGCGAAAGCCGTGCGGGCCTGAAGAACCAGGAGCCGAAGGTGCTGTGGTTCACCGGGCTTTCGGGTTCGGGCAAGTCGACCATCGCGAACCTGGTCGAAAAGCGGCTGCACCGGATGAACCGGCACTCGTTCCTGTTGGATGGCGACAACGTGCGCCATGGGCTCAACAAGGATCTTGGCTTTACCGACGCCGACCGGATCGAGAACATCCGCCGCGTCGGCGAAGTCGCGCGCCTGATGACCGATGCGGGCCTGATCGTCGTCACCGCCTTCATCAGCCCGTTCCGGGCCGAGCGTGAGATGGTGCGCAACATGTGTGCCGAGGGCGAGTTCGTCGAAGTGTTCATCGATACGCCGTTGTCGGTGGCCGAGGATCGCGATGTGAAGGGCCTTTACAAGAAGGCGCGTGAAGGATCGCTCAAGAACTTTACCGGCATCGACAGCCCCTACGAAGCGCCGGAGAACCCGGAACTGCGCATCGACACGACGACCATGACCGCCGAGGAAGCGGCGGACAAGATCGTTGAATACGTGCTGGGGTGGTGA
- the aroQ gene encoding type II 3-dehydroquinate dehydratase: MATILILNGPNLNLLGQREPEVYGHDTLADVEDLCRKKCEALGHEAAFFQSNAEHELIDRIHTARQDAAAIVINPGALSHTSIALRDALSAFDGPIGEIHISNIHAREEFRHFSYISAIAGAVICGAGIAGYGFAIESVAAKI; encoded by the coding sequence TTGGCGACTATCCTTATCCTCAACGGACCGAACCTGAACCTGCTTGGTCAGCGGGAGCCGGAAGTGTACGGCCACGATACGCTGGCCGACGTAGAAGACCTGTGCCGCAAGAAATGCGAAGCTCTGGGGCATGAAGCGGCGTTCTTCCAGTCCAATGCCGAGCATGAATTGATCGACCGGATTCACACCGCACGTCAGGATGCGGCGGCCATCGTGATCAATCCGGGCGCCTTGTCGCACACCTCTATTGCGCTGCGCGACGCGCTATCCGCATTCGACGGCCCGATTGGCGAGATTCACATCTCGAACATCCACGCGCGCGAGGAATTCCGCCACTTCAGCTATATTTCGGCCATCGCCGGTGCCGTCATCTGCGGCGCGGGCATTGCGGGTTACGGCTTCGCCATCGAAAGCGTAGCCGCGAAAATCTAA